In one Kluyveromyces marxianus DMKU3-1042 DNA, complete genome, chromosome 4 genomic region, the following are encoded:
- the CHA4 gene encoding Cha4p produces the protein MPMSPIDPNSNKTHLACQNCRIKRRKCDMERPCSNCVKCGLECITVNSDKRRKRATSDYVEKLEAEIEDLKKTIENLKADKIDTSPDLSPTPNSTSMLPPRNPSWKPFLANIRSPAPASPKSDSVTLKNTQVVASSIYSNDSLAISKSFSEEVNRDMSSNLRTLSRSPVILPALSLFFKWLYPGHYTFIHRETFLSAFFGDTSTKGYYCSKELVFAIAALGSKLSDKNEELYSKSQEYYTLAKTKVLNKIFQLDGSTASYSSSSKLAIIQTLLCLAFYDIGNGENPLAWYESGLAFRMAHEIGLHLNPEAWDDVYDDKLSQIDIEVRSRIYWGCYIADHLIAVLFGRSNSLRLSNSTIPETDELPNIDTGIEDYQYDPKIVTSIAKPLKKIIVLSRITEVFASKIFIHAGSLTERSDYLHKFNIEILNWRRDLPDEFKLTKTTLINFDYNPILAHVWYHYFIIVLSYNKPFIDSLPESKETIEDAIEELYFLLRSFMKKFKTFQKSNIYMVYSSMLAIQCLKTGNINKDRLSTFLEFLGSSTLNYDLARKFYDNEMKISSTNNKNKVENTALLGTLSNGNEFAFEYNFDFTLLNEIDSLIGGTQ, from the coding sequence ATGCCCATGTCACCCATAGATCCGAACAGCAATAAAACACATTTAGCATGCCAAAATTGTAGAATAAAGAGGCGAAAATGTGATATGGAGAGGCCATGCTCTAACTGCGTGAAATGTGGCCTGGAATGCATAACAGTGAATAGCGataaaagaaggaaaagggCGACATCCGATTATGTTGAGAAATTAGAAGCAGAAATCgaagatttgaagaaaactatCGAGAATTTAAAGGCCGACAAGATCGACACCAGTCCTGATCTAAGTCCTACTCCCAATTCAACTAGTATGCTTCCCCCAAGGAATCCATCTTGGAAACCCTTTCTTGCTAATATCAGATCACCAGCCCCGGCATCTCCAAAGTCCGACAGCGTTACTCTTAAAAATACTCAGGTAGTTGCATCCAGCATCTACTCAAATGACTCCCTAGCTATTAGTAAAAGTTTCTCTGAGGAAGTTAATCGTGATATGAGCTCAAACCTAAGAACGCTATCTAGATCACCAGTCATTTTACCAGCACTATCACTATTCTTTAAATGGTTGTACCCTGGACATTATACATTCATACACAGAGAAACCTTCTTAAGTGCCTTCTTTGGGGATACGTCCACAAAGGGTTACTACTGCTCAAAAGAGCTTGTATTTGCTATTGCTGCATTGGGAAGTAAATTATCAGACaagaatgaagaactttACTCCAAGTCTCAAGAATATTACACACTCGCGAAGACAAAAGTACTAAATAAgattttccaattggaTGGATCTACGGCAAGTTATTCCTCCTCATCAAAGCTAGCAATTATCCAGACGCTCTTATGTCTTGCTTTCTATGATATTGGGAATGGTGAAAATCCATTGGCTTGGTATGAATCTGGGCTTGCATTTAGAATGGCCCATGAAATTGGATTACATTTAAATCCCGAAGCTTGGGATGATGTTTATGATGACAAGCTATCGCAAATAGATATCGAAGTCAGAAGTAGGATATACTGGGGCTGCTACATTGCAGATCATTTAATTGCAGTACTATTTGGACGATCCAACTCATTACGTTTGTCCAATTCTACCATTCCGGAGACGGACGAGTTGCCCAATATTGATACCGGAATCGAGGACTATCAATATGATCCTAAAATTGTAACATCAATTGCAAAGCCTCTCAAGAAAATCATTGTTCTTTCAAGAATCACTGAGGTGTTTGCTTCCAAAATATTCATTCATGCAGGTTCCTTAACGGAAAGGAGCGACTACTTGCACAAATTCAATATCGAAATATTAAACTGGCGGAGAGACTTGCCCGATGAATTTAAACTAACAAAAACGACACTCATTAATTTTGACTACAATCCCATTTTAGCTCACGTTTGGTACCATTATTTTATCATTGTGTTATCCTACAATAAACCTTTTATAGATTCGTTACCAGAAAGTAAGGAAACTATCGAAGACGCCATTGAAGAGCTCTATTTCCTACTGCGTTCATTCATGAAGAAGTTTAAAACATTCCAGAAAAGTAATATCTATATGGTTTATTCCTCTATGTTGGCTATCCAATGCTTGAAGACAGGAAATATCAACAAGGATAGACTTTCTACTTTTCTAGAGTTCTTGGGATCTTCAACGTTAAATTACGACCTAGCCAGGAAATTCTACGACAACGAAATGAAAATATCTtcaaccaacaacaaaaataaagtgGAAAACACTGCATTACTTGGTACTTTGTCGAATGGTAATGAGTTTGCCTTTGAATATAATTTCGATTTCACTTTGTTGAACGAGATCGACAGTTTGATTGGAGGAACCCAGTGA
- the ICT1 gene encoding lysophosphatidic acid acyltransferase ICT1: MSVKRSLPLKILRRGMSQPKEEAFKRSSWKLWWDNIQHDSRDNLRDLQRSLMDELDFEPGISVENSMSMGQINQWRVSNPAAKAITVPTLLVHGYAATSMTYFRNFEGLSRSAKDLYAIDLPGNGLSKELPLEPEGINKPKRLELIETVKGQYVRLQEPIDEQVYKKHLQHYEDYHLEALEEWRKANNLSKINLVGHSYGGYVSFKYCLKYPENVNKLCLVSPLGVERSIYSVNNHFKPDVDYVIQREDPSQPTFTNNRNLPKLLLQYQNKTLRWLGPLGAKACWGYVNASYGRVPSVAYREYVFQLVYGKGIVTDNAITVFNQLFSRALLAYDPIMDGLNRLKVPKLMMLYGAHDWMNRAAGALAIDEFNSIRKKYDGTFYIVDKAGHNLMLDNPEEFNARLIEFLKD; this comes from the coding sequence ATGTCAGTTAAAAGAAGTTTACcattaaaaatattgaGAAGAGGAATGTCAcaaccaaaagaagaagcgttTAAACGATCCAGCTGGAAGCTTTGGTGGGATAATATACAGCATGACTCTCGGGATAATTTAAGAGATTTACAGCGAAGTCTCATGGATGAATTAGACTTTGAGCCAGGTATTTCAGTTGAGAATTCAATGTCAATGGGGCAAATCAACCAATGGCGCGTCAGCAATCCTGCTGCAAAGGCGATAACTGTGCCAACCCTACTTGTTCATGGGTATGCTGCTACTTCTATGACGTACTTTAGAAACTTTGAAGGGCTTTCTAGGTCTGCTAAAGATTTGTATGCGATAGACTTGCCCGGGAACGGGCTATCGAAAGAATTGCCACTTGAGCCTGAAGGAATTAATAAGCCCAAAAGGTTAGAATTAATAGAAACTGTAAAAGGGCAGTATGTGCGGTTACAAGAGCCTATTGATGAACAAGTATACAAAAAACACTTGCAGCATTACGAAGATTATCATTTGGAAGCATTGGAAGAATGGAGGAAGGCGAATAACTTGTCAAAAATAAACTTGGTAGGACACTCCTATGGTGGGTATGTGTCATTCAAATACTGTTTGAAATATCCAGAAAACGTGAATAAACTATGCCTCGTGTCTCCGCTTGGGGTTGAAAGGAGCATATATTCCGTTAATAATCACTTTAAACCTGATGTAGACTACGTTATCCAACGCGAAGATCCCAGCCAGCCAACATTCACAAATAACAGAAACCTACCGAAATTACTGTTGCAAtaccaaaataaaactttgAGGTGGTTAGGTCCGCTTGGTGCGAAAGCTTGCTGGGGTTACGTTAACGCTTCGTATGGTAGGGTGCCAAGTGTTGCATACAGAGAGTATGTCTTCCAGTTGGTCTACGGAAAGGGAATTGTCACTGATAATGCAATAACTGTTTTTAATCAGCTGTTTTCTAGAGCATTGCTCGCGTATGATCCGATAATGGATGGCTTAAATAGGCTCAAAGTTCCAAAATTGATGATGCTTTACGGAGCACATGACTGGATGAATAGAGCTGCTGGTGCACTAGCAATAGATGAATTCAATAGCAtcagaaagaaatatgaCGGAACTTTCTATATCGTCGACAAGGCGGGCCATAATCTCATGCTAGACAACccagaagaattcaatgCACGTCTCATTGAGTTCCTAAAAGATTAA
- the SWF1 gene encoding palmitoyltransferase SWF1, which produces MLLLFLLLVVSQVGLLVFSPLLSDKPVFKWYYERVYCPLFTDYSRHRWKFWVVPLFYLSILLYCTYIYYKNVRSAVEDHLYVIETVFIPFMIAFTLLTGVLSVFVKPLEIIEAPRFEPDYAIFYPGINCQSCHAVKVPRSKHCSLCRRCIPLQDHHCIWINNCVGYGNYEYFYPFLLANCTILSYASIRLFSMLRVLRVVSKHFLSLFLLTTAFALLAIIFTYYQLKLVQEGMTNNEQDKWYLVHEHMRDGNLFKDNNGSLYYRTSSGVEGIDDTFYSTNLYDHRKYKLNNPSRIHSAEELTNIYDRGDFWKNLVERISVL; this is translated from the coding sequence ATGCTTCTGCTATTCCTTCTACTGGTGGTCTCACAGGTGGGACTATTGGTATTTTCTCCTTTACTTTCGGACAAGCCAGTGTTCAAATGGTACTATGAACGGGTATATTGCCCTTTGTTCACCGATTATTCCAGACACAGGTGGAAGTTCTGGGTTGTCCCGCTTTTCTACTTGAGTATCTTGCTGTACTGCACGTATATCTACTACAAAAATGTCAGAAGTGCTGTCGAGGATCATCTTTACGTGATCGAGACCGTTTTCATACCGTTTATGATTGCATTTACGTTACTGACCGGAGTTTTGTCCGTATTTGTGAAGCCGTTGGAGATAATTGAGGCACCAAGGTTCGAACCAGACTATGCTATATTCTACCCAGGAATTAATTGCCAGTCATGCCATGCTGTTAAAGTACCCCGTTCGAAACACTGTTCACTGTGTCGGCGATGCATTCCATTGCAAGATCATCACTGCATTTGGATCAACAATTGTGTTGGCTACGGTAACTATGAATACTTCTATCCCTTCCTACTAGCGAACTGTACCATTTTATCGTATGCATCCATCAGACTATTTTCAATGTTGAGAGTTCTGCGAGTTGTGAGCAAACATTTCCTGTCTCTCTTTTTGTTAACAACAGCGTTTGCATTACTTGCCATAATATTTACATACTACCAGTTAAAGCTCGTTCAAGAAGGAATGACCAACAACGAGCAAGATAAATGGTACCTCGTACATGAACATATGAGGGATGGAAACCTTTTCAAGGATAACAATGGCTCACTGTACTACAGAACCAGTTCTGGTGTGGAAGGAATTGATGACACATTTTACTCTACCAACTTGTACGATCACAGAAAGTACAAACTCAACAATCCTTCGAGAATACACAGCGCGGAAGAACTCACAAATATTTATGATAGAGGAGACTTCTGGAAGAACCTTGTAGAGAGGATAAGTGTCCTTTGA